The Cyclobacterium amurskyense genome contains the following window.
TTATCCCTCCATTTTGCTTTCCAAGCCAACTTGTTTGGGAAATTTCCCAGGGCTAAGGAGTGATTATGTCAAAGGTGGTTTGTTTTTCCCAGAAGAAATCACTGTAGAGCCACGGCTTATGATTCACCGGCTTCTGAACTTTATGCATGCAAAAATGGGGCTCGCTTATCTCCCTTCCACAACAGTGATCGCTTGCGAAAACAATGGGTCATTTGTAAGGTGCACAACCACCAGTGGTAAAAAGTTAAAGTCTTCAAAAGTTCTTATCTGTAGTGGAAGCGAATTTAAAACATTGTATCCCGCTATTTTTGCAGGAAGCGATATGGAAATTTCTAAATTGCAGATGATGCAAACCAAACCCCAAGCAAAGTCCTATCAACTGCCAGGCTCCCTATTGACCGGAAGATCTATACGAAGGTATGAAGCCTTTCAGGAATGTCCTTCCTATGCTTCTATAAAAAAGAAGGAGGCCAATGATACGCTTGAGAAAAAATGGGGCATACATATTCTTTTTAAGCAGGCAATGGATGGTTCTGTCATTCTGGGAGATTCTCATCAATATACGGACGCCAGAAATAGTGATAAACTGGGATTTGATTTAGACATGGAGATTGATCAATTTATGCTTCAAGAGGCCAAGGCCATAATAGACCTACCCACCTATGATATAGCTTATCGCTGGTATGGAACCTACGCTCAATGTAAAAATGGGGAGCTATATGAAAAAACAATCGATGAAAACATTCATATTGTCACCGGAATAGGTGGAAAAGGAATGACAGGTAGTCCTGCATTTGCTAAAGAAAACATTGAAAAACTATTTAATTTATAAAAATGAAAAACATTAAGCTAGTGGTACTTGACATGGCGGGAACTACCGTGGATGAGGACAATGTAGTTTACAAAACCGTTCAAAAAGTAATCAATGACAAGGGATTTAACGTTTCATTGGAGGAAGTTTTGGCACATGGGGCAGGTAAGGAAAAGCATCAGGCCATAACTGATGTATTGAAAGCATGTACCAATTCCACTGATATTGCAAGCATTGCCTCTGAAGCATTTGCCAATTTTAAACCAACCCTAAAACTAACTTATGAGCAGTTGGAGGTGAAAACTTTTCCTGGGGTAAAAGAAATGATGAAAGGTCTGAGGAGTAAAGGTGTGTTTGTGGTGCTTAATACAGGTTATGACCGCAAAACAGCCTTATCGCTACTTTTGAAATTAGGCTGGGAAACAGGAAAGGACATCGATGGGCTGGTCACCGCTGACGATGTATTGAATGGGCGACCCCAACCAGACATGATTTACAAAGCCATGAAGATATGTGGCATTACAGAGTCTCAAGAGGTACTGAAAGCAGGAGATTCTACCATTGATATTGAAGAAGGTAAAAATGCAAATTGTGGTTTGACGATTGGTGTATTGACTGGAGCGCAAAATGAGAAGCAACTAAAAACGGCTCATCCAGATTATATCTTGCCAAGTTTGGCATCCCTACCAGAGGTTTTAGCAGTTAAGGGCGCATAAGTTATTTTATACCTTTATACAATTACCACTAAAGGAAAGCCAGAGAATTCAATTGTGAGATCTCTGGCTTTCTTATTAAACCCGCTTTATCCATAAGGAATTGTAATGAGAACTGAAACTGCAAGAAAATCAGGCTGTTTGGAGATTTAATCATAGCATCGCTATGGTGAAATCGAAAACAGCAGCGTAGCGACTGATTTTGAGGTAGATTCAGGTCGTAATAGATAGGCTAATGCATAATGTGGGTTAAAATAGAAATAGGCTACAATACCATCAGCATCTCAATCTAAGATTACTTTTTAATGTCTTGGGATTTTATTTGATGAGAAAGTCTTTGCTACTTTTTCCTTTCTTTAAAAGAAAAAGAAGCTTCAACAAGACATACACATAGTTTGTTGCGTATAGTGTTTGAATCAATTATTGAAAGCTCTTTAAACCAACATTCTATATTATGAAAAAAATTACCTTGGACTCATTTTTAAGTAAAATGACAGCAAACAAAAAAGCGCCATCAACTAATGGTGCATGGGCACTTTTCTTC
Protein-coding sequences here:
- a CDS encoding TIGR03364 family FAD-dependent oxidoreductase, with translation MFDLIVVGAGVLGTFHAYHALKKGLKVALIEKDNAPQGATVRNFGQVIPSGMNEKWQAYGRESLAIYKEIHSTIDLTVRNQGTVYLASDAEEMQLIEELASINYSRSYPSILLSKPTCLGNFPGLRSDYVKGGLFFPEEITVEPRLMIHRLLNFMHAKMGLAYLPSTTVIACENNGSFVRCTTTSGKKLKSSKVLICSGSEFKTLYPAIFAGSDMEISKLQMMQTKPQAKSYQLPGSLLTGRSIRRYEAFQECPSYASIKKKEANDTLEKKWGIHILFKQAMDGSVILGDSHQYTDARNSDKLGFDLDMEIDQFMLQEAKAIIDLPTYDIAYRWYGTYAQCKNGELYEKTIDENIHIVTGIGGKGMTGSPAFAKENIEKLFNL
- a CDS encoding phosphonatase-like hydrolase, with protein sequence MKNIKLVVLDMAGTTVDEDNVVYKTVQKVINDKGFNVSLEEVLAHGAGKEKHQAITDVLKACTNSTDIASIASEAFANFKPTLKLTYEQLEVKTFPGVKEMMKGLRSKGVFVVLNTGYDRKTALSLLLKLGWETGKDIDGLVTADDVLNGRPQPDMIYKAMKICGITESQEVLKAGDSTIDIEEGKNANCGLTIGVLTGAQNEKQLKTAHPDYILPSLASLPEVLAVKGA